TCAAGGGTTCTATAGACATCGTCATAGACTACCTCAACTACTACCTCAATCTGGTCTTCTGAAAGAGTGTCTTTTAGTGACCTTTTGAGTTTATCTCTTATCTCCTCTTTGGTTATCGTTGCTGGCATTACCTTCTCCCTAAGAAAATATAACAAACGAATGTTGTTGTTTTCAACAAGTCCAGTTATAAATAGGTAATATGTGAAGTTAATGACGAAATAATCTCAGATTTTTGGACTTTAATTTACTAACACACAGACTTATCTATAGAGGTAATTGTCACTGTCAGAAATGTATTATTTATAATAACTACTATGCGAGATTGTGTTGTTATCACTATACCTCCTATTAACCTAGCAAATTTCTTGTCGTTATCAGAGGATAGAAGTTTTCACGAGATTTATGTTGCCGGCAGATTTAAGGTAATAGATTGGCTAATAGGTAATTTTGAAAGGTTAGGAATTGAAGATTTTGTTGTTATAACTAACAATCCATCAGTTAAAGAACACATAATCTTGTCTTGGGATAATATAAGGTTTGTCTTGCTTATAAAGGTTGAGGATTACTTCAAGTTTGATTATGCTAACTTCGGTGTAGGACAATATATTAGGCAGTTTTCAAACAGTGATAGGAATTACTTTGATTTAGAGAACTTTCTGTATCAAAACTACAAAAAAGTTTTCTGGGCTATCGGATACCCAATATGGTTTCCGCTTGATGATTACTATCACGATATAAGGAACTTGTCAGTTGGTCTTATGTATTCAAGGATAGGCAATATACAGTATTACCATACTGGTGTATTCTCACAGAGATACTTCTCTGAACTTTTTGAAGCGATAAAGAATGAAACCTTCAATACTTTCATTCAGTTATACAAGGAACACAACTCTTACGAGGTTAAGTATTTCATCTTCTACCCATTCTCAAATCTAAAGGAATACTTTAAGATGAACTTGAGTATATTGGATATTAAAATCATAAATGAGTTTGAAGTAATATTCGGTAAGTATCCGATAAGGTCTAAATCAAGATACCTTAACCCTGCTGTTATAGGAAGACATGGTAAGTTTATAAACTCTCTGATAGGTGATGAATCGTTTGTGGATGGCGTAGTAGAAAATAGTATAGTATGCCCAAATGTGAGGATTGAAAAGGATACTAAGGTTAGGAATGCGATAATATACCCTGGCAACTGGATAGGTAAAGGAGTGGAGATGAATAATGTAGTCATTGATGAGACTACGATATCTTTGAAGTTTGCTAACATATCTGATGAGTGCGTTCTGGGAGGTAAAGGATTAGGTGCTCCTAATACAAGATACCCTTCTATTATGAATTTTGATGCTACACTGATAGGTAAAAATGTCATACTTCCTAGAAAGACACAGGTTAGTTTGAATGCTTATATTCCATCAAACATTGATGTAAGCAAACTGAAACTAGGAAAACATATAAAGAGTAGCACAGTCTTTTGAGGTAGTTATGAAGTTAGTTATACCTGCGATTGACATATACGAAGGAAAGGTTGTAAGGCTTACAAAAGGGGACTTCTCTCAACAAACCGTGTATTCTGAAAATCCACTTGAATTTGTAAAATTCTTTGTATCAAAGGGCTTCAAGAGAATACACATTGTTGACTTGAACGCTGCTAAAACTGGTGAGATTAAAATACTAGGCTTGCTCAAGGAGATAAAGAAGGAACATCCAGAAACTATCATTCAGTTTGGTGGTGGCGTTAGGTCTTACAATACCGCACTAGAACTAGTAAATATAGGTGTGGATTTTGTTGTCATAGGGACGATGTTTGTTAAAAATCCAGAAGAGTTTAGAAGAGTTATAAAAGATTTTAGGCAAAAGGTAATACTGTCATTGGATGTTAATTCAGAAACAGTTGTGATACAAGGTTGGCAGTCGCAAACAAATGTCTCAATAAAAGAAGGGATTGAGAGAGCATTGAAAACAGGTGTTTTAAGAATAATGATTACTGATACAACTAGAGATGGAACTCTTTTAGGACCTGATATAAACTTCATAAAATCTCTTTTAGACACGGTTAAAAGTGTTTATATGAGTATCTTGATAGACGAAATTATTAATACTGAAACTTTCAGAAATACGCTAAATCAAGGTATTGATATGATCACTAGAAGTATAAACAGTTTTATGGATACTCTAAAGAGTAAGTATTCTGGGAGCTATGAGTTGAAACAGAAGATTGAGGAGTATGATAAAAGCCTAAGTGAATACAAAGAATCTCTAAAAGACTCCATTCCTTGGGGAGTGTTACTTAAAAAGTATCCAAAACCTTTAGTCATAGTTTCTGGCGGGATTTCTAGCGATGTTGATATTGAGGAGATAATGGAAATAGATAATGGTTTTCTTGAAGGAATAGTTGTGGGGAAGAGTATATATGAAGGGAGAATATCATCATTCAACAGATAGAAATATTCTTGATAGGACAGGTTTATTCTTCACTCCTACGAAAATGGAAGTAATTAGGGATATAAGAAAGATACCTAGAATGAAAAGGACTGCACTGTCAATAGGTGTTTTTGACGGAGTTCATATAGGTCATAGGAAGATAATTACTAGTTCAAAGGAGAAATCAATATGTTCAAAGAAAGATGATTCTGAGTGTTATGTATGTGTTTTAACATTCCAAAATCACCCTGACTGGTTAAGGACAAAAACAATATCACCTAGGCTTATATCGCCTCCTTACTACAAGCTTGAGGTCTTTGAAAAAGAATTTAACATTGATAAAACATTTTTCATAAAATTTTCACCTGCAATTCAGAGGATGGAACCTGAAGAGTTTATAGAACTTCTAGTCTCAAAAATAGACCAACTTGATATTTTCGTTGGATACAACTTTAGGTTTGGATATCAAGCAAAAGGTGATACTGATTTTCTAATAAGGAATGCAACGAAATTTGGATATAGACCATTCATAGCGGATGAGATAACATATAACGGGTTTAAGGTTAGTAGCACCAACATAAGGAGATTGATACACAGTGGTGATATAGATCTAGCAAACCAATTACTTCAAAGGAGGTTTTTCTTGGAGAGTAAAGTTATAAAAGGAAAGGGACTTGGCAAGGAAATAGGTTTTCCAACTGCAAACATAAGGAGTAGGGTTCAGATTTATCCGCCCTCTGGTGTCTATGGAACTGTAACTGAAGTTGACGGAAATAAGTATAAGAGTGTCACACATGTCGGAGAATCGTTTGCGTTCGGTGGAGATCCTGGTGATGTTGAGACACACATAATAGATTTTGAAGGAGATATTTATAACAAGAGAATAAGAGTCCACTTTTGTAAATTTCTAGGTGAAACTAAATTTGTAAGTTCTCTTAACGAACTAAGAAAAGTCATAAAAGAATATGTTGATATGTGGAGAAATGAGGAGGTTGAGATTTGATAATAAGAACACAAAAGATATTTGATGAAGAGTGCTTAATAACTAATATACAAACTCTTGGTGGGTATTTTGAGATTACCTTTGAGTCAGGTAACATATCAAGTAGCATTCTTCCTGGACAATTTGTAAATGTGAAA
This genomic window from Spirochaetota bacterium contains:
- a CDS encoding 1-(5-phosphoribosyl)-5-[(5-phosphoribosylamino)methylideneamino] imidazole-4-carboxamide isomerase, producing the protein MKLVIPAIDIYEGKVVRLTKGDFSQQTVYSENPLEFVKFFVSKGFKRIHIVDLNAAKTGEIKILGLLKEIKKEHPETIIQFGGGVRSYNTALELVNIGVDFVVIGTMFVKNPEEFRRVIKDFRQKVILSLDVNSETVVIQGWQSQTNVSIKEGIERALKTGVLRIMITDTTRDGTLLGPDINFIKSLLDTVKSVYMSILIDEIINTETFRNTLNQGIDMITRSINSFMDTLKSKYSGSYELKQKIEEYDKSLSEYKESLKDSIPWGVLLKKYPKPLVIVSGGISSDVDIEEIMEIDNGFLEGIVVGKSIYEGRISSFNR
- a CDS encoding bifunctional riboflavin kinase/FAD synthetase, which gives rise to MKGEYHHSTDRNILDRTGLFFTPTKMEVIRDIRKIPRMKRTALSIGVFDGVHIGHRKIITSSKEKSICSKKDDSECYVCVLTFQNHPDWLRTKTISPRLISPPYYKLEVFEKEFNIDKTFFIKFSPAIQRMEPEEFIELLVSKIDQLDIFVGYNFRFGYQAKGDTDFLIRNATKFGYRPFIADEITYNGFKVSSTNIRRLIHSGDIDLANQLLQRRFFLESKVIKGKGLGKEIGFPTANIRSRVQIYPPSGVYGTVTEVDGNKYKSVTHVGESFAFGGDPGDVETHIIDFEGDIYNKRIRVHFCKFLGETKFVSSLNELRKVIKEYVDMWRNEEVEI